A stretch of the Oceanicola sp. D3 genome encodes the following:
- a CDS encoding NADP-dependent isocitrate dehydrogenase, with the protein MADSNTPDIIYTKVDEAPELASASLLPIIQRFAKAAGISVGTKDISLAGRILATFPEHLKDDQRIADDLAELGELVKTPEANVIKLPNISASEPQLVAAVKELQDKGFALPDYPYAPETDEEKAVRAKYDTIKGSAVNPVLREGNSDRRAASAVKNYAQANPHRMGEWTSESKTRVASMEGNDFRSNEVSATLEGAATAKIVLEGASGETVLKDGVSYPAGTVVDATFMSASALDDFLAAEIEKTKAEGVLFSLHMKATMMKVSDPIIFGHAVKAWLAPVFEKFGDKLEALGVNPNGGMGALLDKVKDEPEIMAAIEECRAARPPMYMVNSDKGITNLHVPSDVIIDASMPALIRAGGKGWGPDGKEHDTVCVIPDNSYAPVYDEAIEFFKANGKLNPATAGTVQNLGLMAQKAEEYGSHPTTFEIPEDGVVKMVLEDGTVLHEHAVKKGDIWRSASARKAPIEDWVNLAIERQRATGYRSIFWLDENRAHDAQLIAIVKPILEAKGVADKFEIMAPREATRASLETITRGENTIAITGNVLRDYLTDLFPILELATSAKMLSIVKLMQGGGLFETGAGGSAPKHVQQLHEENHLRWDSLGEFCALGESFRFLADVKGNAKAKVLGDAVDAATQGILDHDRSPSRKVGEPDNRDSHYWFARYWAEALAAQSADAELAEEFAPIAKALAEGEAQITGELAAPQGSPADTGGYYMNEPGKLATVMRPSETLNAIIG; encoded by the coding sequence ATGGCCGACAGCAACACGCCCGACATCATCTACACCAAGGTCGACGAGGCCCCGGAACTGGCCAGCGCCTCGCTTCTGCCGATCATCCAGCGCTTCGCCAAAGCGGCGGGCATCTCGGTGGGCACCAAGGATATTTCGCTCGCGGGCCGCATCCTGGCGACCTTCCCCGAGCACCTGAAAGACGATCAGCGCATCGCCGACGACCTCGCCGAACTGGGCGAGCTGGTGAAGACCCCCGAGGCCAACGTCATCAAGCTGCCCAACATCTCGGCCTCCGAGCCGCAGCTTGTGGCCGCGGTTAAGGAGCTTCAGGACAAGGGCTTTGCCCTGCCAGACTACCCCTATGCGCCCGAGACCGACGAAGAAAAGGCGGTGCGCGCCAAGTATGACACCATCAAGGGCTCGGCGGTGAACCCGGTGCTGCGCGAGGGCAACTCCGACCGGCGCGCGGCGAGCGCGGTGAAGAACTACGCCCAGGCCAACCCGCACCGCATGGGCGAGTGGACCTCAGAGAGCAAGACGCGCGTGGCCTCGATGGAGGGCAACGATTTCCGCTCCAACGAGGTTTCGGCCACGCTTGAGGGTGCGGCGACGGCGAAGATCGTGCTGGAGGGGGCCTCCGGCGAAACCGTGCTGAAAGACGGCGTGAGCTACCCGGCAGGCACGGTGGTGGATGCCACCTTCATGTCTGCCTCTGCGCTGGATGATTTCCTCGCCGCCGAGATCGAAAAGACCAAGGCCGAGGGCGTGCTGTTTTCGTTGCATATGAAAGCGACGATGATGAAGGTCTCCGACCCGATCATCTTTGGCCACGCGGTGAAAGCCTGGCTCGCGCCGGTCTTCGAGAAGTTCGGCGATAAGCTGGAGGCGCTCGGCGTCAACCCCAACGGCGGCATGGGTGCGCTGCTCGACAAGGTGAAAGACGAGCCCGAGATCATGGCCGCCATCGAGGAGTGCCGCGCCGCCCGACCGCCGATGTATATGGTGAACTCCGACAAGGGCATCACCAACCTGCATGTGCCGAGCGACGTGATCATCGACGCCTCCATGCCCGCCCTGATCCGCGCAGGCGGCAAGGGCTGGGGGCCGGACGGCAAGGAGCATGACACCGTCTGCGTGATCCCTGACAACAGCTATGCGCCGGTCTATGACGAGGCCATCGAGTTCTTCAAAGCCAATGGCAAGCTGAACCCCGCCACCGCCGGAACGGTGCAGAACCTCGGGCTGATGGCCCAGAAGGCCGAGGAATACGGCTCTCACCCCACAACCTTCGAGATCCCCGAGGACGGGGTGGTGAAGATGGTGCTGGAGGATGGCACGGTGCTGCACGAGCATGCGGTGAAGAAGGGCGACATCTGGCGCTCCGCCTCGGCCCGCAAGGCCCCCATCGAAGACTGGGTGAACTTGGCCATCGAACGGCAGAGGGCGACCGGCTATCGTTCGATTTTCTGGCTCGACGAAAACCGCGCCCATGACGCGCAGCTCATCGCCATCGTGAAGCCGATCCTCGAAGCCAAGGGCGTGGCCGACAAGTTCGAGATCATGGCCCCGCGCGAGGCCACCCGTGCGTCGCTGGAGACGATCACGCGAGGAGAGAACACCATCGCCATCACCGGCAACGTGCTGCGCGACTACCTGACCGACCTCTTCCCGATCCTCGAGCTGGCGACCTCCGCCAAGATGCTCTCCATCGTGAAGCTGATGCAGGGCGGCGGGCTGTTTGAGACCGGCGCAGGCGGCTCGGCCCCCAAACACGTGCAGCAGTTGCACGAAGAGAACCACCTGCGTTGGGACTCGCTTGGCGAGTTCTGCGCGCTGGGCGAGAGCTTCCGTTTCCTCGCAGACGTGAAGGGCAACGCCAAGGCCAAGGTGCTGGGCGATGCGGTGGATGCGGCCACGCAGGGCATCCTCGACCATGACCGCTCGCCTTCCCGCAAGGTGGGCGAGCCCGACAACCGCGACAGCCACTACTGGTTTGCCCGCTACTGGGCCGAGGCGCTGGCCGCGCAAAGCGCCGACGCCGAGCTGGCCGAAGAGTTTGCGCCCATTGCCAAGGCACTGGCCGAGGGCGAGGCTCAAATTACCGGCGAGCTGGCCGCACCGCAGGGAAGTCCTGCCGACACGGGTGGCTATTACATGAACGAGCCGGGCAAACTGGCCACGGTGATGCGCCCCAGCGAAACGCTGAACGCGATCATCGGATAA
- a CDS encoding DUF2235 domain-containing protein, protein MKRIAIFCDGTWNTPDAPYPTNVFHLHSMARRTAADGTSQILKYIPGVGTGFGKTGWRKKLDKVTGGVFGVGVTKNILAGYTFLIEQYEPGDEIYVFGFSRGAFTARSLVGLIRASGLPRHTEAWKAPEALKRYRDNAPSTKPSSEESHRFRLGFSPDVVTSQKEADWRAAQGHPVPPMLTVTYLGIWDTVGALGIPSYYKWLAQVFNRSQGFHDTQLSSMVMAARHAVSIDERRKAFPPTLWGNLGELNRENPDRKRSYQQLWFAGDHGSVGGGGDIVGLSHVTLRWVVKGAQDQGLEFDPTQLAVFEAQENPLEPSLFNKSATPGLFTRMLRRRVLDRVGRMEVPDPATGRTTEVAIGPDYVWDISNPARRRYNELPSYRPPSLRPFEADLRAPDG, encoded by the coding sequence ATGAAGCGCATCGCGATTTTCTGCGACGGCACCTGGAACACACCAGATGCGCCCTATCCGACGAATGTCTTCCACCTCCACAGCATGGCCCGGCGCACCGCCGCCGATGGCACCTCCCAGATCCTCAAATACATCCCCGGCGTCGGCACCGGCTTTGGCAAAACAGGCTGGCGCAAGAAGCTCGACAAGGTGACAGGCGGGGTGTTTGGCGTGGGCGTCACCAAGAACATCCTCGCAGGCTACACCTTCCTGATCGAGCAATACGAGCCGGGCGATGAGATTTACGTCTTCGGCTTTTCTCGCGGGGCCTTCACCGCCCGCTCGCTGGTGGGGCTCATCCGCGCCTCGGGCCTGCCGCGCCACACCGAGGCATGGAAGGCCCCCGAGGCTCTCAAGCGCTATCGCGACAACGCCCCTTCCACCAAACCCTCCAGCGAGGAAAGCCACCGCTTTCGGCTCGGCTTCTCGCCCGATGTCGTGACCTCTCAGAAGGAGGCGGACTGGCGCGCAGCGCAGGGCCATCCGGTGCCACCGATGCTCACGGTCACCTATCTCGGTATCTGGGATACAGTCGGCGCGCTCGGGATTCCGAGCTATTACAAATGGTTGGCGCAGGTGTTCAACCGAAGCCAAGGCTTTCACGACACGCAGCTCAGCTCTATGGTCATGGCCGCCCGTCATGCGGTGTCGATCGACGAGCGGCGGAAGGCCTTTCCGCCCACGCTCTGGGGCAACCTTGGCGAGCTCAACCGTGAAAACCCCGACCGCAAGCGCAGCTACCAGCAGCTCTGGTTCGCGGGCGACCATGGCTCGGTTGGCGGCGGTGGCGACATTGTTGGGCTGTCTCACGTCACCCTGCGCTGGGTTGTGAAGGGGGCGCAGGACCAAGGGCTGGAGTTTGACCCAACCCAGCTTGCCGTCTTTGAGGCGCAGGAAAACCCGCTGGAGCCGTCGCTCTTCAACAAATCCGCCACGCCCGGCTTATTCACCCGCATGCTCCGCCGCCGCGTGCTGGATCGAGTGGGCCGCATGGAGGTGCCAGACCCGGCCACCGGGCGCACCACAGAAGTGGCGATTGGGCCAGACTACGTGTGGGATATCTCCAACCCCGCCCGACGCCGCTACAATGAACTCCCGTCCTACCGGCCCCCATCGCTCCGCCCCTTCGAAGCGGACCTGCGCGCACCGGACGGCTAA
- a CDS encoding TetR/AcrR family transcriptional regulator: protein MPRRGYHHGNLRQALVEAAIRLIDEKGPQGFTLSEAAKDAGVTPAAVYRHFEGREDLLAEVAKQGYAIFGDLMEHAYETGQPSAIRSFEATGRAYLAFARKFPGHYQAMFEAGLSLARDPDLARGAARAQAVLERAAAGLAERLPPEKRPPAAMFSAHIWAMSHGVVELFARGSPGTRAPFPPEELLETGIGIYLRGLGLIEPDE from the coding sequence ATGCCCCGGCGCGGCTACCATCATGGCAATCTCCGACAGGCGCTGGTTGAAGCAGCAATCCGCCTGATCGACGAGAAAGGGCCGCAGGGTTTTACCCTCTCGGAGGCCGCAAAGGATGCGGGCGTGACCCCTGCTGCCGTCTACCGCCACTTCGAAGGGCGCGAAGACCTGTTGGCCGAGGTGGCCAAGCAGGGCTACGCGATCTTCGGGGATCTGATGGAACACGCCTATGAAACCGGCCAGCCTTCGGCGATCCGCAGTTTCGAGGCCACGGGCCGCGCCTACCTTGCCTTTGCCCGCAAGTTCCCCGGCCACTATCAGGCAATGTTCGAAGCCGGCCTGTCGCTGGCCCGCGATCCCGATCTTGCCCGTGGGGCCGCCCGCGCCCAAGCCGTGCTGGAACGCGCCGCAGCGGGCCTCGCGGAGCGGCTGCCCCCCGAAAAGCGCCCGCCCGCGGCGATGTTTTCCGCCCATATCTGGGCCATGTCGCACGGGGTGGTGGAGCTTTTTGCCCGTGGCAGCCCGGGAACCCGCGCACCCTTCCCGCCCGAGGAGCTGCTGGAAACCGGGATTGGCATTTATCTACGCGGTTTGGGATTGATCGAACCAGACGAATAG
- the ppk2 gene encoding polyphosphate kinase 2, whose product MTKLPFDGAISKFFKEDAPKDVRDAVKDAKGKTILEGYPYEKRMDKDEYEDTLEALQIELVKMLAWVKETGARVAVVFEGRDAAGKGGTIKRMRENLNPRSARVVALSKPSDKEASEWYFQRYVRQLPAGGEFVMFDRSWYNRGVVEKVFGFCTDAQRQHFFTQLPGFEQMLTEDGIHLFKIWLNVGRAEQLGRFLAREKDPLKQWKLSWIDVEGLKKWEEYSAAIRETFAMSHTARNPWTVIRSDDKRRARIAAIRAVLCRLDYAGKDEALVKTPDPKICGGPEIWSA is encoded by the coding sequence ATGACCAAACTCCCCTTTGACGGCGCGATCTCGAAATTCTTCAAGGAAGACGCGCCAAAGGACGTGCGCGACGCGGTGAAGGACGCCAAGGGCAAGACCATCCTCGAGGGCTATCCCTACGAAAAGCGGATGGACAAGGACGAGTATGAAGACACGCTGGAGGCGCTTCAGATCGAGCTGGTGAAGATGCTCGCTTGGGTCAAGGAGACCGGTGCCCGCGTGGCGGTGGTATTTGAGGGGCGTGACGCGGCCGGAAAGGGCGGCACGATCAAACGGATGCGCGAAAACCTCAACCCGCGCTCGGCGCGTGTTGTTGCGCTCTCCAAGCCCTCCGACAAGGAGGCCAGCGAATGGTATTTCCAGCGCTACGTGCGCCAGCTTCCGGCGGGTGGCGAGTTTGTGATGTTCGACCGCAGCTGGTACAACCGTGGCGTTGTGGAAAAGGTCTTTGGCTTCTGCACCGACGCGCAGCGGCAGCATTTTTTCACCCAGCTTCCCGGCTTTGAGCAGATGCTGACGGAGGACGGCATCCACCTTTTCAAGATCTGGCTGAACGTGGGCCGCGCCGAGCAGCTTGGGCGCTTTCTGGCGCGTGAGAAAGACCCGCTGAAGCAGTGGAAGCTCTCCTGGATCGACGTGGAAGGGCTGAAGAAGTGGGAGGAGTATTCGGCGGCCATCCGCGAGACCTTTGCCATGAGCCACACCGCCCGCAACCCGTGGACAGTGATCCGCTCGGACGACAAGCGCCGCGCCCGTATCGCCGCGATCCGCGCGGTGCTCTGCCGCTTGGACTACGCGGGCAAGGACGAAGCGCTTGTCAAAACGCCAGACCCGAAAATCTGCGGCGGCCCGGAGATCTGGTCGGCCTGA
- a CDS encoding alpha/beta fold hydrolase has product MPKAIVAVLSLAAVVAALAGCSASQKRSAEAAYPPVGPVVEVAGKRVHYVEAGRGPTVILIHGAGGNLRDFTYRMVGALDNRYRVIAVDRPGLGHSEAIAGGGTPQQQAAILNALAAKLGVRRAVIVGHSYGGAVAMAWAVEHPERVAAVVSLAGATMPWEGPLDGFYSLTGSPAGRTFAVPVISALASEARIESALADIFKPQAPPPGYLQHVGAPLTVRASTLRNNGQQVLKLKASLQRLRPAYSSLRIPIEIVHGTADTTVGIDIHARPMAKLIPTARVTELPGVGHMPQHANPGATLAAIDRAAQRAGLR; this is encoded by the coding sequence ATGCCGAAAGCGATAGTGGCCGTGTTGAGCCTTGCTGCCGTTGTTGCGGCGCTGGCCGGGTGCAGCGCCAGCCAGAAGCGCAGCGCCGAAGCCGCCTATCCGCCCGTTGGGCCGGTGGTGGAGGTTGCGGGCAAGCGCGTGCACTACGTTGAAGCCGGACGCGGGCCGACTGTTATCCTGATCCATGGCGCGGGCGGAAACCTGCGGGATTTCACTTACCGCATGGTCGGCGCGCTCGATAACCGCTACCGCGTTATTGCCGTTGATCGCCCCGGTCTTGGCCATTCCGAGGCCATCGCGGGCGGTGGCACGCCGCAGCAGCAGGCGGCCATCCTCAATGCGCTGGCCGCCAAGCTGGGCGTGCGGCGCGCGGTGATCGTGGGGCACAGCTACGGCGGCGCGGTGGCTATGGCTTGGGCCGTGGAGCACCCCGAGCGCGTGGCCGCCGTGGTATCGCTCGCTGGGGCGACAATGCCGTGGGAAGGCCCGCTGGACGGTTTCTACTCGCTCACCGGCTCCCCCGCAGGGCGCACTTTCGCCGTGCCAGTGATCTCGGCGCTCGCCTCCGAGGCGCGGATTGAAAGTGCCTTGGCCGATATCTTCAAACCTCAAGCCCCACCGCCGGGCTACCTTCAGCATGTCGGCGCGCCGCTCACCGTGCGGGCCTCTACGCTGCGCAACAACGGCCAGCAGGTGCTGAAGCTGAAGGCCTCTCTCCAACGCCTGCGCCCGGCCTATTCGTCGCTACGCATCCCCATCGAAATCGTCCACGGCACCGCCGATACCACCGTGGGAATCGACATCCACGCCCGCCCCATGGCCAAACTCATCCCGACGGCGCGTGTTACCGAGTTGCCCGGCGTCGGCCATATGCCTCAGCACGCCAACCCGGGCGCAACACTCGCAGCCATCGACCGCGCAGCGCAGCGCGCCGGATTGCGCTGA
- a CDS encoding sulfotransferase domain-containing protein, which yields MPPRKLYLGPLTDNRRWDMVKIRPDDVFVVSPPKCGTTWMQTIIALLFTGDPEVETELSVKMPWVDFRLREMPEVAARLEAMEHRRSLKSHTPMDGLPLDDHAQYICVFRHPLDAHFSYRKHLRNLPMPFFGLWYPEDDTEGTTFRRFLDGGPEGFDGDAMALAHIIRHYQAAVALAERPNVALFHYADMTRDLAGTFATLAEMLGITHSAPVMERLVQTARFDNMKAHAARFAPSGGKGFMKSDAEFFHSGTSGKWKGRLSDAELAAYDAMMDAHLTPEQRTWLEYGSSGPA from the coding sequence ATGCCCCCCCGAAAGCTTTACCTCGGCCCGTTAACCGACAACCGGCGCTGGGATATGGTCAAGATCCGCCCCGACGATGTCTTCGTTGTCTCCCCGCCAAAGTGCGGCACCACATGGATGCAAACGATCATCGCCCTGCTGTTCACCGGCGATCCTGAGGTTGAAACCGAACTGTCGGTCAAAATGCCATGGGTCGACTTTCGCCTGCGCGAGATGCCGGAGGTGGCCGCGCGGCTGGAGGCAATGGAGCACCGGCGCAGTTTGAAGAGCCACACGCCAATGGACGGGCTGCCGCTGGATGATCATGCGCAGTATATCTGCGTCTTCCGGCACCCGCTCGATGCGCATTTCTCCTATCGCAAGCACCTGCGTAACCTGCCCATGCCGTTCTTCGGCCTCTGGTATCCCGAGGACGATACCGAGGGCACCACCTTCCGCCGGTTTCTGGATGGCGGGCCGGAAGGGTTTGACGGCGATGCGATGGCGCTCGCGCATATCATCAGGCACTACCAAGCCGCTGTGGCCCTTGCTGAGCGGCCCAACGTGGCACTGTTCCACTACGCAGACATGACGCGGGATTTGGCGGGCACCTTCGCCACGCTGGCGGAGATGCTGGGCATAACCCATTCCGCCCCGGTCATGGAGCGGCTGGTACAGACGGCGCGCTTTGACAATATGAAGGCCCATGCGGCGCGTTTTGCCCCATCAGGGGGCAAGGGCTTCATGAAGTCCGACGCAGAGTTCTTCCACAGCGGAACGAGCGGCAAGTGGAAGGGCAGGTTGAGCGATGCAGAGTTGGCGGCCTATGACGCGATGATGGATGCCCATCTGACGCCCGAGCAGCGGACGTGGCTGGAATATGGCTCAAGCGGGCCAGCCTAG